The following proteins are encoded in a genomic region of Streptomyces collinus Tu 365:
- the cobN gene encoding cobaltochelatase subunit CobN, with the protein MSTVLLLSTADTDLLAARASGADYRIGNPTRVDVAGELPRLLDGADLAVVRLLGGRRAWEDGLAALRASGVPTVLLGGESVPDAELMAESSVPAGVVAEALRYLVEGGPGNLTELARFLSDTVLLTGEGFEEPQGMPEYGVHGAYEPREGRPTVGVLFYRAHELSGNTGFVDTLCAAIEAKGANALPVYCGSLRGADAGLYELLGKTDALVATVLAAGGTHASQASAGGDEESWDIGALADLDVPVLQGLCLTSSRAAWEASDAALSPMDAAMQVAIPEFDGRLITVPFSFKERGPDEVPVYVADPERAARVAGIALRHARLKHRPNAEKRIALVFTAYPTKHSRVGNAVGLDTPASAVRVLDALRDAGYGLTEYPDNGDELIHRLIEAGGHDVEWLTEEQLAAAPARVPLADYLAWFGTLDAELRDAMTEAWGEPPGSLYVDGDDIVLAALRFGNVVVMIQPPRGFGENPIAIYHDPDMPPSHHYMAAYRWLDRSFGADAVVHMGKHGTMEWLPGKGLGLGAGCAPDAVLGELPLIYPFIVNDPGEGTQAKRRGHATVVDHLVPPMARADTYGDLAKLEQLLDEYALVSDLDPAKAPAVRAQIWTLVKAAELHHDLHVDEQPDDEAFDEFVMHIDGYLCEIKDVQIRDGLHVLGGGPVGEPRVNLVLAVLRAAQVWGGRANALPGLRASLAAHFGLVEKDLLAEPGAPVKVPVELTDLVDGPARTASDAIDLLEQLCRRAAEALEARDWDRAVVPAVLRGVLGTELPEAVAVLEFACAEVVPRLARTTDEIGHILHALDGGYVPAGPSGSPTRGLVNVLPTGRNFYSVDPKAIPSRLSWEVGQSLADSLVARYLQDTGDYPRSVGLTVWGTSAMRTQGDDIAEILALLGCRPVWDEASRRVTGFEVVPLAELGRPRIDVTVRISGFFRDAFPHVVGLIDDAVRAVAELDEPADRNFVKAHADEDTAGHGDRRRATARVFGSKPGAYGAGLLPLIDARNWRSDADLAEVYAVWGGYAYGRGLDGRAARGDMETAFRRIAVAAKNVDTREHDLVDADDYFQYHGGMVAMVRHLTGANPEAYVGDSATPDQVRTRTLGEETHRVFRARVVNPRWMAAMRRHGYKGAFEMAATVDYLFGYDATAGVVDDWMYEKLSAEYVFDPENRDFMKQSNPWALRGITERLLEAADRGLWAEPDAETLERLRATYLELEGDLEGDQ; encoded by the coding sequence ATGAGCACTGTGTTGTTGTTGTCGACCGCCGACACGGACCTGCTGGCGGCCCGGGCCTCCGGCGCGGACTACCGCATCGGGAACCCCACCCGGGTCGACGTGGCCGGGGAGCTGCCCCGGCTGCTCGACGGCGCCGACCTCGCCGTCGTCCGGCTGCTGGGCGGCAGGCGGGCGTGGGAGGACGGGCTGGCCGCCCTGAGGGCGTCCGGTGTGCCGACCGTGCTGCTGGGCGGCGAGAGCGTGCCGGACGCCGAGCTGATGGCCGAGTCGTCGGTCCCGGCGGGTGTGGTAGCCGAGGCGCTCAGGTACCTGGTCGAGGGCGGGCCCGGGAACCTGACCGAGCTGGCGCGGTTCCTCTCCGACACCGTGCTGCTGACCGGTGAGGGGTTCGAGGAGCCGCAGGGCATGCCGGAGTACGGCGTGCACGGGGCGTACGAACCGCGCGAGGGCCGGCCCACCGTGGGCGTGCTGTTCTACCGGGCGCACGAACTGAGCGGCAACACCGGCTTCGTGGACACCCTGTGCGCGGCGATCGAGGCGAAGGGCGCCAACGCCCTGCCCGTGTACTGCGGTTCGCTGCGCGGCGCGGACGCCGGGCTGTACGAGCTGCTGGGGAAGACCGACGCCCTGGTGGCCACGGTGCTCGCGGCCGGCGGCACCCACGCCTCGCAGGCGTCGGCGGGCGGCGACGAGGAGTCCTGGGACATCGGGGCGCTCGCCGACCTGGACGTGCCCGTGCTCCAGGGGCTGTGCCTGACCTCCTCCCGGGCCGCCTGGGAGGCGTCCGACGCCGCGCTCTCCCCCATGGACGCGGCGATGCAGGTCGCCATCCCCGAGTTCGACGGCCGCCTGATCACCGTGCCGTTCTCCTTCAAGGAGCGGGGCCCGGACGAGGTCCCGGTCTACGTCGCCGACCCCGAGCGGGCCGCCCGGGTGGCCGGGATCGCCCTGCGCCACGCCCGGCTGAAGCACCGGCCGAACGCCGAGAAGAGGATCGCGCTGGTCTTCACGGCGTACCCGACCAAGCACTCGCGGGTCGGCAACGCGGTCGGCCTCGACACACCCGCGTCGGCGGTACGCGTCCTGGACGCCCTGCGGGACGCGGGCTACGGCCTCACCGAATACCCCGACAACGGCGACGAGTTGATCCACCGGCTGATCGAGGCCGGCGGGCACGACGTCGAGTGGCTGACGGAGGAACAGCTCGCCGCCGCGCCCGCCCGGGTCCCGCTGGCCGACTACCTGGCCTGGTTCGGCACGCTGGACGCGGAGCTGCGGGACGCCATGACCGAGGCGTGGGGCGAGCCGCCGGGCAGCCTGTACGTGGACGGCGACGACATCGTGCTGGCCGCCCTGCGGTTCGGGAACGTCGTCGTGATGATCCAGCCGCCGCGCGGCTTCGGCGAGAACCCGATCGCGATCTACCACGACCCGGACATGCCGCCCTCGCACCACTACATGGCGGCCTACCGCTGGCTCGACCGGAGCTTCGGCGCGGACGCGGTGGTCCACATGGGCAAGCACGGCACCATGGAGTGGCTGCCGGGCAAGGGCCTCGGCCTCGGCGCCGGCTGCGCGCCGGACGCGGTGCTCGGCGAACTGCCGCTGATCTACCCGTTCATCGTCAACGACCCCGGTGAGGGCACCCAGGCCAAGCGGCGCGGGCACGCCACCGTCGTGGACCACCTCGTCCCGCCGATGGCCCGCGCCGACACCTACGGCGACCTGGCCAAGCTGGAGCAGCTCCTCGACGAGTACGCGCTCGTCTCCGACCTGGACCCGGCGAAGGCCCCGGCCGTCCGCGCGCAGATCTGGACGCTGGTCAAGGCGGCCGAGCTGCACCACGACCTGCACGTGGACGAGCAGCCGGACGACGAGGCGTTCGACGAGTTCGTCATGCACATCGACGGCTACCTGTGCGAGATCAAGGACGTGCAGATCCGCGACGGACTGCACGTCCTGGGCGGCGGTCCGGTCGGCGAGCCGCGGGTGAACCTGGTCCTGGCGGTGCTGCGGGCCGCGCAGGTGTGGGGCGGGCGGGCGAACGCCCTGCCGGGTCTGCGGGCCTCGCTGGCCGCGCACTTCGGGCTGGTGGAGAAGGACCTGCTGGCCGAGCCCGGCGCCCCGGTGAAGGTGCCGGTGGAGCTGACCGACCTGGTGGACGGTCCGGCCCGCACCGCGTCCGACGCGATCGACCTGCTGGAGCAGCTGTGCCGGCGGGCCGCAGAGGCCCTGGAGGCCCGGGACTGGGACCGTGCGGTCGTCCCCGCGGTGCTGCGGGGCGTGCTCGGCACCGAACTGCCCGAGGCGGTGGCCGTGCTGGAGTTCGCCTGCGCCGAGGTCGTGCCGCGGCTCGCCCGCACCACCGACGAGATCGGGCACATCCTGCACGCCCTGGACGGCGGTTACGTCCCCGCGGGCCCGTCCGGATCGCCGACCCGGGGCCTGGTCAACGTCCTGCCGACCGGCCGGAACTTCTACTCGGTCGACCCCAAGGCGATCCCCTCGCGGCTGAGCTGGGAGGTCGGGCAGTCGCTCGCCGACTCGCTCGTCGCCCGCTACCTCCAGGACACCGGCGACTACCCGCGCTCGGTGGGCCTGACCGTGTGGGGCACGTCCGCGATGCGCACCCAGGGCGACGACATCGCCGAGATCCTGGCGCTGCTGGGCTGCCGTCCGGTGTGGGACGAGGCGTCGCGCCGGGTGACCGGCTTCGAGGTGGTCCCGCTCGCGGAGCTGGGCCGGCCGCGCATCGACGTCACGGTCCGCATCTCCGGCTTCTTCCGGGACGCGTTCCCGCACGTGGTCGGACTGATCGACGACGCGGTGCGCGCGGTGGCCGAGCTGGACGAGCCGGCCGACCGCAACTTCGTGAAGGCGCACGCCGACGAGGACACCGCCGGGCACGGCGACCGGCGCCGGGCCACGGCCCGCGTGTTCGGCTCCAAGCCGGGCGCGTACGGCGCCGGTCTGCTGCCGCTGATCGACGCCCGCAACTGGCGCTCCGACGCCGACCTCGCCGAGGTGTACGCGGTGTGGGGCGGCTACGCCTACGGCCGCGGGCTGGACGGGCGGGCGGCGCGCGGCGACATGGAGACGGCGTTCCGGCGGATCGCGGTCGCCGCGAAGAACGTGGACACCCGCGAGCACGACCTGGTCGACGCCGACGACTACTTCCAGTACCACGGCGGCATGGTGGCCATGGTCCGGCACCTGACCGGCGCCAACCCCGAGGCCTACGTGGGTGATTCGGCCACGCCCGACCAGGTGAGGACCCGCACCCTGGGCGAGGAGACCCACCGGGTCTTCCGGGCACGGGTCGTCAACCCCCGCTGGATGGCGGCCATGCGCCGGCACGGCTACAAGGGCGCCTTCGAGATGGCGGCGACCGTGGACTACCTGTTCGGCTACGACGCCACGGCGGGCGTGGTCGACGACTGGATGTACGAGAAGCTCAGCGCGGAGTACGTCTTCGACCCGGAGAACCGGGACTTCATGAAGCAGTCCAACCCGTGGGCGCTGCGCGGGATCACCGAGCGGCTGCTGGAGGCGGCGGACCGCGGGCTGTGGGCGGAGCCGGACGCGGAGACGCTGGAGCGGCTGCGCGCCACCTATCTGGAGCTGGAAGGCGACTTGGAGGGCGACCAGTGA